The Schizosaccharomyces pombe strain 972h- genome assembly, chromosome: I genome contains a region encoding:
- the rcn1 gene encoding calcipressin gives MLVFTTSPDHVDELNEFVQQLNPVAFTRVLRGLGKVLASYNDKAVEEDTLKKSSTGSLPSGQQVHCQYVLDDPNHVEGISVDQSLQVPKFEKNWLISPPGSPPVGWEPIVEESPNSQHLAHDIQLKLDELGNALLNDHSAGPQIVISEHNNTKETSPSRQFEH, from the coding sequence ATGTTAGTCTTTACTACGAGTCCCGATCACGTTGACGAACTGAACGAATTTGTTCAACAACTCAATCCGGTTGCTTTTACTCGAGTGCTTCGAGGATTGGGGAAGGTGTTGGCTTCTTACAATGACAAAGCTGTTGAAGAGGATACCCTCAAGAAGAGTAGTACTGGTTCCCTACCTTCCGGCCAACAAGTGCATTGTCAATATGTATTAGATGATCCTAATCATGTTGAAGGAATTTCTGTAGACCAATCGTTACAGGTTCCGAAGTTTGAGAAGAATTGGCTTATTAGCCCTCCTGGATCTCCACCTGTAGGATGGGAACCTATTGTTGAAGAATCTCCCAATTCGCAACATTTAGCTCATGATATTCAGCTTAAATTGGATGAATTAGGTAATGCCCTTTTGAACGATCATTCCGCTGGACCACAAATCGTAATTTCTGAACATAACAATACAAAGGAAACATCGCCATCCAGGCAATTTGAACATTAG
- a CDS encoding pyrimidine 5'-nucleotidase yields MTVEQKIIFFDLDNCLYPKSYKIHNMMAARITAFFSDKLGIPTEEAERLREVYYRHYGIAIRGLVLHHEIDAVDYDQRVDQSLPLEKVIKKDEVLREMLLELRKKYKCWIFTNAYIVHANRVLKYLGIEDCFDGITYCDYNAKDLIAKPMPEMYERVMREAGVTDKDKCIFVDDSYGNILGAREFGWKYTVQLVEHGDPLPQPQAGSHVIRDIHKFKHLLDEIDGE; encoded by the coding sequence ATGACTGTTGAGCAgaagattatttttttcgattTGGATAACTGTTTGTATCCTAAATCTTACAAAATCCATAACATGATGGCTGCTCGTATTACTGCATTTTTCTCTGATAAGCTTGGCATACCTACAGAGGAGGCAGAACGCCTTCGTGAAGTTTACTATCGGCATTACGGTATAGCAATTCGTGGTCTTGTTCTCCATCATGAAATTGATGCTGTGGATTATGATCAGCGTGTCGATCAGTCTCTTCCCTTAGAGAAGGTTATAAAGAAAGACGAAGTTTTGCGTGAGATGCTTTTAGAACTTCGTAAAAAGTACAAGTGCTGGATTTTTACGAATGCATATATCGTTCATGCTAATCGTGTCCTTAAATATCTTGGTATTGAGGATTGCTTTGACGGTATAACGTACTGCGACTACAATGCCAAGGATTTGATCGCTAAACCCATGCCTGAAATGTATGAGCGTGTAATGAGAGAAGCAGGCGTTACTGACAAGGATAAATGTATATTTGTCGATGACTCATATGGTAACATTTTGGGTGCTCGGGAGTTTGGTTGGAAATACACTGTTCAATTAGTAGAACATGGTGATCCACTTCCCCAACCTCAAGCAGGATCGCATGTTATTCGTGATATTCACAAATTCAAACACTTGCtagatgaaattgatggCGAATAG
- the sty1 gene encoding MAP kinase Sty1: protein MAEFIRTQIFGTCFEITTRYSDLQPIGMGAFGLVCSAKDQLTGMNVAVKKIMKPFSTPVLAKRTYRELKLLKHLRHENIISLSDIFISPFEDIYFVTELLGTDLHRLLTSRPLETQFIQYFLYQILRGLKFVHSAGVIHRDLKPSNILINENCDLKICDFGLARIQDPQMTGYVSTRYYRAPEIMLTWQKYNVEVDIWSAGCIFAEMIEGKPLFPGRDHVNQFSIITELLGTPPMEVIETICSKNTLRFVQSLPQKEKVPFAEKFKNADPDAIDLLEKMLVFDPRKRISAADALAHNYLAPYHDPTDEPVADEVFDWSFQDNDLPVETWKVMMYSEVLSFHNMDNELQS from the coding sequence ATGGCAGAATTTATTCGTACACAAATATTCGGTACATGTTTTGAAATTACCACTAGATATAGCGACTTACAGCCGATTGGCATGGGCGCCTTTGGCCTCGTTTGTTCAGCGAAGGATCAGCTAACTGGAATGAATGTCGCTGTTAAGAAAATTATGAAACCCTTTAGTACTCCGGTACTGGCAAAACGTACCTATCGGGAATTAAAACTATTAAAGCATTTAAGGCATGAGAATATTATTAGCTTGAGcgatatttttatttctccctttgaagatatttattttgtcacGGAGCTTCTGGGAACAGATCTTCATAGACTACTTACATCGCGACCTTTAGAGACGCAATTTATACAATACTTCTTATACCAAATCTTGCGAGGGCTCAAGTTTGTTCATTCTGCCGGTGTTATTCACCGTGATCTGAAACCCAGTAACATCTTAATTAACGAAAATTGCGATTTAAAAATCTGCGATTTCGGTTTGGCTCGTATTCAAGACCCTCAAATGACGGGCTATGTTTCTACTCGTTATTACCGTGCACCTGAGATTATGTTAACTTGGCAAAAGTACAACGTCGAAGTTGATATTTGGAGTGCGGGTTGTATTTTTGCTGAGATGATTGAAGGAAAACCCTTGTTTCCCGGCCGAGACCACGTTAACCAGTTTTCTATAATCACGGAATTGTTGGGAACGCCGCCTATGGAAGTAATTGAGACGATTTGCAGTAAAAACACACTTCGCTTTGTTCAATCATTGCCTCAAAAGGAGAAAGTTCCTTTTGCTGAAAAGTTCAAAAACGCCGATCCAGATGCTATTGATCTGttagaaaaaatgcttGTCTTTGATCCTCGTAAGCGTATTAGTGCTGCTGATGCTTTGGCTCATAACTATCTTGCTCCATACCATGATCCTACTGATGAGCCTGTTGCTGATGAAGTTTTTGACTGGTCATTCCAAGATAATGATTTACCTGTGGAGACTTGGAAGGTCATGATGTACTCCGAGGTTTTGTCGTTTCACAACATGGATAATGAACTGCAATCCTAA